One Lacunisphaera limnophila DNA window includes the following coding sequences:
- a CDS encoding complex I subunit 4 family protein, with product MNQPALLSWIIFTPWIGAFLVFVFRRALSPQLARLLPALFSLSTLILGGIALARFDPTVTGLQFVEKCDWIRALNVHYHVGLDGLSLVLVLLTGILSPLALFGTTRSLRCPAIHGALFLLLQGSALGVFLALDFFPWFVFWELSLVPAFFLIKLWGGPGASRAAYQFVVYTIGGSAFMLLGFAALYAATGTFDFIELAALARAGLIAEKLALVGGIWPQAVFLGVLLGLAVKVPLFPFHAWLPPTYAEAPTGTSMFLTGVMSKMGVYGFLRILWPLFPAPLHAAATPLLWLALAGVVLSAFAAMKQTDLKRLVAYSSINHLSYCLLALFAVAAAGPANPAAATAALSGTILQVFNHGLSAAALFFCVGVLESRSSGSRGLHDFGGVRSAAPVFAGFCGVALFSSLGLPGLNGFVGEFLIFRGVFGLAPWAAAIATLGLLATALFLLTFWQRVFHGPAAGAGIGFRDLDAGEIVTLLPLLVLMFALGLFPQLLTGLINPLVTSWAATLP from the coding sequence GTGAACCAGCCTGCCCTCCTGTCCTGGATCATCTTCACCCCGTGGATCGGGGCCTTCCTCGTCTTCGTGTTTCGCCGCGCCCTGTCGCCGCAGCTCGCCCGGCTCCTCCCGGCCCTATTCAGCCTTTCGACGCTCATCCTCGGCGGGATCGCGCTCGCCCGTTTTGACCCTACGGTCACCGGCCTGCAGTTCGTCGAGAAATGCGACTGGATCCGCGCGCTCAACGTCCACTACCACGTCGGGCTCGACGGCCTCAGCCTCGTGCTGGTCCTGCTCACCGGCATCCTCTCGCCGCTCGCCCTCTTCGGCACCACGCGCTCCCTGCGCTGCCCCGCCATCCACGGCGCCCTCTTCCTCCTGCTCCAGGGCAGCGCGCTCGGCGTCTTCCTCGCCCTCGATTTCTTTCCGTGGTTCGTCTTCTGGGAACTGAGCCTCGTGCCGGCCTTCTTCCTCATCAAGCTCTGGGGCGGCCCCGGCGCCTCGCGCGCGGCCTACCAGTTCGTGGTCTACACCATCGGCGGCAGCGCCTTCATGCTGCTGGGCTTCGCCGCCCTCTACGCGGCCACCGGCACCTTCGACTTCATCGAACTGGCCGCCCTCGCCCGCGCCGGGCTGATAGCGGAGAAACTGGCCCTGGTCGGCGGCATCTGGCCGCAGGCCGTGTTCCTCGGCGTCCTCCTCGGCCTCGCCGTCAAGGTCCCGCTCTTCCCGTTCCATGCATGGCTGCCCCCGACGTACGCCGAGGCGCCGACCGGCACCTCCATGTTCCTCACGGGCGTCATGTCGAAGATGGGCGTCTACGGTTTCCTGCGCATCCTCTGGCCGCTCTTCCCCGCGCCCCTGCACGCCGCGGCCACCCCGCTCCTCTGGCTCGCCCTCGCCGGCGTGGTGCTCTCGGCCTTCGCCGCGATGAAGCAGACCGACCTGAAGCGCCTGGTCGCCTACTCCTCCATCAACCACCTCAGCTACTGCCTGCTCGCCCTCTTCGCCGTCGCCGCCGCCGGCCCGGCCAATCCCGCGGCCGCGACCGCCGCGCTCAGCGGCACCATCCTGCAGGTTTTCAACCACGGCCTCTCCGCCGCCGCGCTCTTCTTCTGCGTCGGCGTGCTCGAGTCGCGCTCCAGCGGTTCGCGGGGCCTGCATGACTTCGGCGGTGTCCGCTCCGCCGCACCGGTGTTCGCGGGCTTCTGTGGCGTCGCGTTGTTCTCCTCCCTGGGCCTGCCCGGCCTCAATGGGTTCGTCGGCGAGTTCCTCATCTTCCGCGGCGTCTTCGGCCTCGCCCCGTGGGCCGCGGCGATCGCCACCCTCGGCCTCCTCGCCACCGCCCTTTTCCTGCTGACTTTCTGGCAGCGCGTCTTCCACGGCCCCGCCGCCGGGGCCGGCATCGGCTTCCGCGACCTCGACGCCGGCGAGATCGTCACCCTCCTGCCGCTCCTCGTCCTCATGTTCGCCCTCGGTCTCTTCCCGCAGCTCCTTACCGGCCTGATCAACCCGCTCGTCACCTCCTGGGCGGCCACCCTGCCATGA